One Brachyspira pilosicoli P43/6/78 genomic window carries:
- a CDS encoding PD-(D/E)XK nuclease family protein, with amino-acid sequence MNKLFLFPNSKARDHYIIKENGEYYSLDITNYKTIYEFYKNNIESFLKKYSIENNVYMLEKAIAIVNMHSAINEFAQKNKKSILSKQVITYQLASSLYSFLEEISFAELMCNEKIIFNNEHLKDINKIIEIYKLKNASINAIDEFDAFKYFINAVKNKEMQYNYDEINIYNFESLPHLYSILLNTIQTSYNIKINILLAEECVKNFKSYFNDYNINTYQISNFAKSLINKKNIEKDNIKLITAFGIKQEVNTVLDEIIKLIESNISLEDITIIYSDADKYHDIIVERLKECNINFNERRGNFIWKMPLIPVLMSVFTVLDKKDKINIDVDNLIKILSSPFISNCEEINNYNIRNTLYANEKIVSIMPLDDFIKNVKDNKFILDFIELLKKLIYANTYKTIAIVYIEILKFLKVDLIFDNKLIYKDDNLINIHQNTLRLFIELILKLEATEDEEKIDYYDFYSALSTLIEDSYIKTDKSKYDAITLSNLYDARGIKVKHLFILGMNNDFLMRKPNTFFMSNKLREEINNKYKKHIFNTQSLLSDMYYNLFLNILSSLEDDSKVYFSFRFKDDEGNLDIPFYYLEDIASEIGIKDFNDINSFIYRKNYISDNIHTSKENMMSLFFERENYNNKYLNNKLPINIKDITKSVYNKINKNEYDDANNNAIEIIQKKLFNSNEGISVSYLLNIMQCPAKVLYNDECKIEAVSSAPVGIDKILKGSIYHDIFHYFYKNIKNKYGDLKLKTSEFDNYSNIAKEVIEDTLIKHKEITDDNDKKIMTYEINNIMKHFISNEIENIEEYGFIPFEFEKSFSYVKVYSYNGLDVKIKGRIDRIDLSYNDDKTINGIRIIDYKGSSYNIKKIASSDNYDDIINNYLQPLLYLKYAIEEYIIKQNKNIDVFKQLEKCELGFSIYKEENVVNKENNYIKFDDKETILTILGYNGENILHNYFDKVLRHIADGELIFIAGENQCRDCIYYNLCKEHYVYE; translated from the coding sequence ATGAATAAATTATTTCTCTTTCCAAACTCTAAAGCAAGAGACCATTATATTATTAAAGAAAATGGTGAATATTATAGTCTTGATATTACAAATTATAAAACAATATATGAATTTTATAAAAACAATATAGAGAGCTTTCTTAAAAAATATTCTATAGAAAATAATGTTTATATGTTAGAAAAAGCAATTGCTATAGTAAATATGCATTCTGCTATAAATGAGTTCGCACAAAAAAATAAAAAATCAATATTATCTAAACAAGTTATCACTTATCAATTAGCTTCAAGTTTATACTCTTTTTTGGAAGAGATTAGTTTTGCTGAATTGATGTGTAATGAAAAGATAATTTTTAATAATGAACACTTAAAAGATATAAATAAAATCATAGAAATATATAAACTAAAAAATGCTTCAATTAATGCTATTGATGAATTTGATGCATTTAAATATTTTATTAATGCAGTAAAAAACAAAGAGATGCAATATAACTATGATGAAATAAATATATACAACTTTGAAAGCCTCCCTCATTTATATAGTATATTATTAAATACAATACAAACTTCATACAACATAAAAATAAATATACTCTTGGCAGAGGAATGCGTAAAAAACTTTAAGAGTTATTTTAATGATTATAATATAAATACTTATCAAATATCAAATTTCGCAAAGTCATTAATAAACAAAAAAAACATAGAAAAAGATAATATAAAATTAATAACAGCATTCGGCATAAAACAGGAAGTTAATACTGTATTAGATGAAATAATAAAACTAATAGAATCAAATATTTCTTTAGAAGATATTACTATAATTTATTCTGATGCTGATAAATATCATGATATTATAGTTGAAAGATTAAAAGAATGTAATATTAACTTTAATGAAAGAAGAGGGAATTTTATATGGAAAATGCCTCTTATACCTGTATTAATGTCTGTATTTACTGTGCTTGATAAAAAAGATAAAATAAACATTGATGTAGATAATTTAATTAAAATATTATCATCTCCTTTTATAAGCAATTGTGAAGAGATAAATAACTATAACATAAGAAACACATTGTATGCTAATGAAAAAATAGTTAGCATTATGCCGTTAGATGATTTTATAAAAAACGTAAAAGACAATAAGTTTATACTAGATTTTATAGAACTATTAAAAAAACTAATATATGCAAACACTTATAAAACTATAGCAATAGTTTATATAGAAATATTAAAATTTTTAAAAGTAGATTTAATATTTGATAATAAGCTGATTTATAAAGATGATAATCTCATTAACATTCATCAAAACACATTAAGATTATTTATAGAATTAATACTAAAACTTGAAGCAACAGAAGATGAAGAGAAAATAGATTATTATGATTTTTATTCTGCTTTAAGTACATTAATAGAAGACAGCTACATAAAAACAGATAAAAGTAAATATGATGCTATAACATTAAGTAATCTATATGATGCTAGAGGAATAAAAGTAAAACATTTATTTATATTGGGTATGAATAATGATTTTTTAATGAGAAAGCCAAATACCTTTTTTATGAGTAATAAACTTAGAGAAGAAATTAATAATAAATATAAAAAACATATATTTAATACTCAAAGTTTATTATCTGATATGTATTATAATTTATTTTTAAATATACTCTCTTCATTAGAAGATGACAGTAAGGTTTATTTCTCTTTTAGATTTAAAGATGATGAAGGCAATTTAGATATACCATTTTATTATTTAGAAGATATAGCATCAGAAATTGGAATAAAAGATTTTAATGATATTAACTCTTTTATTTATAGAAAAAACTATATATCAGATAATATTCACACTTCAAAAGAAAATATGATGAGCTTATTTTTTGAAAGAGAAAATTATAATAATAAATATTTAAATAATAAGCTTCCAATTAATATAAAAGATATTACAAAAAGTGTTTATAATAAAATTAATAAAAATGAATATGATGATGCTAATAACAATGCAATAGAAATAATACAAAAAAAATTATTTAATAGTAATGAGGGTATTAGTGTAAGTTACTTACTTAATATAATGCAATGCCCTGCTAAAGTTTTATATAATGATGAATGTAAAATAGAAGCTGTATCATCTGCCCCTGTTGGTATAGATAAAATATTAAAGGGAAGTATTTATCATGATATATTTCATTATTTCTACAAAAATATAAAAAATAAATATGGTGATTTAAAACTAAAAACTTCAGAGTTTGATAATTACAGCAATATAGCAAAAGAAGTTATAGAAGATACTTTAATAAAACATAAAGAAATTACTGATGACAATGATAAAAAAATAATGACATATGAAATAAATAATATAATGAAGCATTTTATATCAAATGAAATAGAAAATATTGAAGAATATGGATTTATACCATTTGAATTTGAAAAGTCTTTTAGCTATGTTAAAGTTTATTCTTATAATGGACTTGATGTAAAAATTAAAGGTAGAATAGACAGAATAGATTTAAGTTACAATGATGATAAAACAATAAATGGAATAAGAATCATAGATTATAAGGGAAGCAGCTACAATATTAAAAAAATCGCAAGCTCTGATAATTATGATGATATAATTAATAATTACTTACAGCCTTTATTATATTTAAAATATGCTATAGAAGAATATATAATTAAACAAAATAAAAATATTGATGTATTTAAACAATTAGAAAAATGCGAATTAGGTTTTAGTATTTATAAAGAAGAGAATGTAGTAAATAAAGAAAATAATTATATCAAATTTGATGATAAAGAAACAATACTTACTATATTAGGATACAACGGAGAAAATATACTTCATAATTATTTTGACAAGGTATTAAGACATATTGCAGATGGAGAATTAATTTTTATAGCAGGTGAAAATCAATGCAGAGATTGTATATATTATAATCTATGTAAAGAGCATTATGTTTATGAATAA
- the queA gene encoding tRNA preQ1(34) S-adenosylmethionine ribosyltransferase-isomerase QueA, with product MIDYLNRETYNFYLPENLIATTPNYERDHCKLMTINKNTGEVEHKIFSDIINYLNKDDILVLNDSKVIPARIYAKKNTGGNAEILLLNKFNNSEDLWECLIKGKNIKENDILYLDYSHIENIGIIEASIIKDNISTKLIKFSKPLTSNILDTIGKIPLPPYIIQSRKKKGEEEYNDKDKEFYQNVYAKNEGSIASPTSGLHFTKELLEKIKSLGITICYVTLHVGFSTFNPIKEEDLKKHVMHEEKFSIPKETANIIINAKKDGKRIVSCGTTVARVLESEYNDFNFNRLEGSTNIFIYPPYKFKCVDALITNFHTPHSTLLAMVSAFAGYDNIMNAYKIAVENNYHFFSYGDATFLY from the coding sequence ATGATAGATTATTTAAATAGAGAAACTTATAATTTTTATTTGCCGGAAAATTTAATAGCTACAACTCCAAATTATGAGAGAGATCATTGTAAGTTAATGACAATTAATAAAAACACAGGAGAAGTGGAACATAAAATTTTCTCCGATATTATTAATTATCTAAATAAAGATGATATATTAGTTCTTAATGACAGTAAAGTAATACCTGCAAGAATATACGCTAAAAAAAACACAGGCGGAAATGCAGAGATACTGCTTCTAAATAAATTCAATAATAGCGAAGATTTATGGGAATGTTTAATAAAAGGAAAAAACATAAAAGAAAATGATATATTATATTTAGATTATAGCCATATAGAAAACATTGGAATAATTGAAGCTTCTATAATAAAAGATAATATATCAACAAAATTAATAAAGTTCTCAAAACCGCTTACTTCGAATATATTAGATACAATCGGTAAAATACCTCTTCCACCATATATAATACAAAGCAGAAAGAAAAAAGGCGAAGAAGAATATAATGATAAAGATAAAGAGTTCTATCAAAATGTATATGCTAAAAATGAGGGAAGTATTGCATCACCTACTTCAGGACTTCATTTTACAAAAGAGCTTTTAGAAAAAATTAAATCTCTTGGCATTACTATTTGCTATGTTACTTTGCATGTTGGTTTTTCTACTTTCAACCCTATAAAAGAAGAAGATTTAAAAAAACATGTTATGCATGAAGAGAAATTTTCTATACCAAAAGAAACTGCCAATATAATAATAAATGCTAAAAAAGATGGAAAAAGAATAGTATCATGCGGAACAACTGTGGCAAGAGTTTTAGAAAGTGAATATAATGATTTTAATTTTAATAGATTAGAAGGCTCTACAAATATTTTTATATATCCTCCATACAAGTTTAAATGTGTAGATGCTCTTATTACAAATTTCCACACACCGCACTCTACTCTTCTTGCTATGGTGAGTGCTTTTGCTGGTTATGATAATATTATGAATGCATATAAAATTGCTGTAGAAAATAATTATCATTTCTTTTCTTATGGAGATGCTACTTTTTTGTATTAA
- a CDS encoding ribosome assembly cofactor RimP, which translates to MSEKNNRRPQRQKEYGRDAKKKKVKPVKKDEVKVIDQELLFENAKKLIEKHNIYLLDLKVLAVKDNKKVYAVIFKKKESVSHNHCIEATRVIQEVIKNNGYDEGDYTITVSSAGFRWKFDDNYELFEDMPIKIKYKVDDDNYITTTAILKEAKDDYIIIKNDDDNIDIKILKSNIIKTRLNC; encoded by the coding sequence ATGAGCGAAAAAAACAACAGAAGACCGCAAAGGCAAAAAGAATACGGCAGAGATGCTAAAAAGAAAAAAGTTAAACCTGTTAAAAAAGATGAAGTTAAAGTAATAGACCAAGAGTTGCTTTTTGAGAATGCTAAAAAATTAATAGAAAAGCATAATATTTATTTATTAGATTTAAAAGTACTTGCTGTTAAGGATAATAAAAAAGTTTATGCTGTTATATTTAAGAAAAAAGAGAGTGTTTCGCATAATCATTGTATTGAAGCTACAAGAGTAATTCAAGAAGTGATAAAAAATAATGGTTATGATGAGGGGGATTATACTATTACTGTATCTTCTGCTGGGTTTAGATGGAAATTTGATGATAATTATGAGCTTTTTGAAGATATGCCTATAAAGATTAAATACAAAGTAGATGATGATAATTATATTACTACTACTGCTATATTAAAAGAAGCTAAAGATGATTATATTATTATAAAGAATGATGATGATAACATTGATATAAAGATATTAAAATCTAATATTATAAAAACTAGATTAAATTGCTAG
- the trxB gene encoding thioredoxin-disulfide reductase has translation MSNNIYDSIVIGGGPAGLSALLYLGRALTNSLLIEKKGIGGQMMSTDTVENYLGFPEEMTSFELVDRMQRHAEKFSKNPIVYDEVTKIENIKDKVKTIHTADGKTYQTKTIILAMGGFAKKLGTKGEADFAGKGVSYCATCDGAFYRGKTVAVVGGGNSAFDEAYFLTRFVNKIYLVHRRKEFRADAINIEHLTNTGKVEYVLDSVIDEICGDGKVTNIKIKNVLDNSIHEQAVDGVFVFVGQEPATSILKDTGIAMKESGHIIVDMSTMATNIDGVFACGDSVFKPVRQVANAVGEGAVAAVRVTEYLSHL, from the coding sequence ATGTCAAATAATATATATGATTCTATTGTTATAGGCGGAGGTCCTGCTGGTCTTTCTGCTTTGCTTTATTTGGGAAGAGCTTTAACTAATTCTTTACTTATAGAGAAGAAAGGTATTGGCGGACAGATGATGAGTACTGATACTGTTGAAAATTATTTAGGTTTTCCGGAAGAGATGACTTCTTTTGAACTTGTTGATAGAATGCAAAGACATGCTGAAAAATTTTCTAAAAACCCTATAGTTTATGATGAGGTAACAAAAATAGAAAATATTAAAGATAAAGTGAAAACTATTCATACTGCAGATGGAAAAACTTATCAAACTAAAACAATAATACTTGCTATGGGTGGTTTTGCTAAGAAATTAGGCACTAAAGGCGAAGCAGATTTTGCTGGAAAAGGTGTTTCATACTGTGCTACTTGTGATGGTGCTTTTTATAGAGGAAAAACTGTTGCTGTAGTTGGAGGCGGAAACAGTGCTTTTGATGAGGCTTATTTCCTTACTAGATTTGTTAATAAAATATATTTAGTTCACAGAAGAAAAGAGTTTAGAGCTGATGCTATCAATATAGAACATTTAACTAATACTGGTAAAGTAGAATATGTATTAGACAGCGTGATAGATGAGATTTGCGGAGACGGAAAGGTTACTAATATAAAAATAAAAAATGTATTAGATAATTCTATACATGAACAAGCTGTAGACGGAGTATTTGTGTTTGTTGGTCAAGAGCCTGCTACTAGCATATTAAAAGATACTGGTATTGCTATGAAAGAGAGCGGACACATTATAGTTGATATGTCTACTATGGCTACTAATATAGACGGAGTTTTTGCTTGCGGAGATTCTGTATTTAAGCCTGTAAGACAAGTTGCTAATGCTGTTGGAGAAGGTGCAGTGGCAGCTGTAAGAGTTACTGAGTATTTATCTCATCTTTAA
- a CDS encoding class I SAM-dependent methyltransferase produces MANTCKVCSSNHYKKIGEIKNIWKEYKDVYQCDECSLYFIDSPTDEEINSLYKNEYHNNIKNKLFETAKSKMRYARSLSQFNYIKQTIDLKNKDICEIGAFDGLLLGLFKKNNNNVFGYELNDDARVYAKKKYDIDLKENFLESKSKYDIIILSHVIEHFREPKEILIKIKSMLKENGFIYIEVPNSPMPNECSYNMLMRYLNTEHIVNFNMDNLIKFAESADLKIVRSEYNNYNISIDNENLRISLLEGSLPNFSNYFAFSLFALKTLIVPNVTFTNYKNKSNKWSYGENIRLIAKI; encoded by the coding sequence ATGGCAAATACTTGCAAAGTTTGTTCTTCCAATCATTATAAAAAAATTGGGGAAATTAAAAATATTTGGAAAGAGTATAAAGACGTTTATCAATGTGATGAATGTTCTTTATACTTTATAGATTCTCCAACCGATGAAGAGATTAACTCATTATACAAAAATGAATATCATAATAATATAAAAAATAAATTATTTGAGACAGCTAAAAGCAAAATGCGTTATGCTAGAAGTTTATCTCAATTTAATTATATAAAACAAACTATAGATTTGAAAAACAAAGATATATGCGAGATTGGTGCTTTTGACGGATTATTATTGGGTTTATTCAAAAAAAATAATAACAATGTTTTTGGGTATGAGCTTAATGATGATGCTAGAGTATATGCCAAAAAAAAATATGATATTGATTTAAAAGAAAACTTTTTGGAGAGTAAATCTAAATACGACATTATAATACTTTCACATGTAATAGAGCATTTTAGAGAGCCTAAAGAGATATTAATAAAAATAAAGAGTATGCTTAAAGAGAATGGATTTATATATATAGAAGTTCCTAATTCTCCTATGCCTAATGAATGTTCTTACAATATGCTTATGAGATATCTTAATACAGAGCATATTGTTAATTTTAATATGGATAATTTAATTAAGTTTGCAGAAAGTGCTGATTTAAAAATAGTGAGAAGTGAATATAATAATTATAATATTAGTATAGATAATGAAAATTTAAGAATAAGCCTATTAGAAGGCTCTTTGCCTAATTTTAGTAATTATTTTGCTTTTTCTTTGTTTGCTTTAAAAACTCTCATTGTTCCTAATGTAACTTTTACCAATTATAAAAACAAATCTAATAAATGGTCTTATGGAGAGAACATTAGATTAATAGCAAAAATATAA
- the lepB gene encoding signal peptidase I gives MENPIKNITDIIIGECRTFKHTLKEILYAIVIVLIINTFLIQNYQIPTGSMIPIIMPGDRLFANRFVYGVKLPFTDGLLGYRLPKIKSPQRGDLVVFRAPPSSTFGCESSMPYYEPSPLVQMLKLPVMVFSLTPFNWDPRFLLADFIGEKLTGGKHLAPAKLFFGLKTVDLDPRKEFVKRVIATAGETVEIREKKIIINGNEIEDKWGYFYYGERDFVPIIDIYGPIYVPKKGDVIIFKKIVDREDYYNDLKSFEVYINDKIVSDDIKLFFWMNIYIPYAKDRPDEYIYNVPEDYFFVMGDNRDQSCDSRMWGLVPYRLIKGQPMIAWIQSKRPDDVPQGFFKYFIIK, from the coding sequence ATGGAAAACCCTATAAAAAATATTACAGATATCATAATAGGCGAATGCAGAACTTTTAAACATACCCTAAAAGAAATTTTATACGCAATAGTAATAGTGCTAATTATAAACACATTTTTAATACAAAACTATCAAATTCCAACAGGCTCTATGATACCAATTATTATGCCTGGAGATAGGTTATTTGCAAATAGATTCGTATATGGTGTAAAACTTCCATTTACAGATGGGCTTTTAGGATATAGACTTCCTAAAATCAAATCACCTCAAAGAGGAGACTTAGTTGTATTTAGAGCACCTCCTTCTTCTACTTTTGGCTGCGAATCTTCTATGCCGTACTATGAACCTTCACCTTTGGTACAGATGTTAAAATTGCCTGTAATGGTATTTTCACTTACTCCTTTTAACTGGGACCCTAGATTTTTGCTTGCAGACTTTATAGGTGAAAAACTCACTGGAGGAAAGCATCTTGCTCCTGCTAAATTATTCTTTGGACTTAAAACTGTAGATTTAGACCCTAGAAAAGAGTTTGTTAAAAGAGTAATTGCTACTGCTGGAGAAACTGTTGAAATTAGAGAAAAAAAGATAATTATAAATGGAAATGAAATAGAAGATAAATGGGGTTATTTCTACTATGGAGAGAGAGACTTTGTACCTATTATAGATATATATGGTCCTATTTATGTGCCAAAAAAAGGTGATGTTATAATATTTAAAAAGATTGTTGATAGAGAAGATTATTATAATGACCTTAAATCTTTTGAAGTATATATTAATGATAAAATAGTTAGCGATGATATAAAACTATTTTTCTGGATGAATATATATATACCTTATGCTAAAGACAGACCAGATGAATATATATATAATGTACCTGAAGATTATTTCTTTGTAATGGGTGATAACAGAGACCAAAGCTGCGACAGCAGAATGTGGGGACTTGTGCCTTACAGACTCATTAAGGGTCAGCCTATGATTGCTTGGATACAATCAAAAAGACCTGATGATGTGCCTCAAGGTTTCTTTAAATACTTTATTATAAAATAA